One Ricinus communis isolate WT05 ecotype wild-type chromosome 2, ASM1957865v1, whole genome shotgun sequence DNA segment encodes these proteins:
- the LOC8262744 gene encoding GRAS family protein RAM1, protein MEEIEAEQQEEEFLNLSLAIVDTDSGSGRKRKRKVRAVFDPLNSSHEGCEGKIFKLLQMREQMLKPDQKKKGVVEDGKGLHLIHLLLITATAVDENNVATALENLSELYTSVCLTGDSVQRVVAYFADGLSARLLTRKSPFYEMIMKEPTSEEEFLAFTHLYRVSPYYQFAHFTANQAILEAFEKEEEEESDSKSRILHVIDFDVSYGFQWPSLIQSLSEKASSSNRISLRITGLGRSLEELQETESRLVSFAKGFRNLVFDFQGLLRGSKIISNPRIRKKNETVAVNLVSHLNTLNDFLKIPDTLKSIHSLNPSIVILVEQEGSRSPRSFLSRFMESLHYFVAMYDSLDDCLPLESSERLSIEKNHLGKEIKSMLNYDKDDLNCATRYEKMETWKGRMESHGFSGMKLSSKSLIQAKLLLKIRTHHSPPQFNGENSSGSGFRVFERDEGKTISLGWQDRCLLTASAWRCV, encoded by the coding sequence aTGGAAGAGATAGAGGCCGAACAGCAGGAGGAGGAGTTCTTGAATCTTAGCCTGGCAATCGTTGATACAGATTCCGGCAGCGGgaggaaaaggaagaggaaggTAAGAGCTGTTTTTGATCCTTTGAATAGTTCTCATGAGGGTTGTGAGGGGAAGATCTTTAAGCTACTTCAGATGAGAGAACAGATGCTGAAACCAGatcagaagaagaaaggagttGTTGAAGATGGGAAAGGGCTTCATTTGATTCATTTGCTTCTAATTACTGCAACTGCAGTCGATGAGAACAATGTAGCCACAGCTTTAGAGAATTTGTCTGAATTATATACGAGTGTTTGCTTAACTGGAGATTCTGTTCAAAGGGTTGTTGCTTATTTTGCAGATGGATTGTCTGCTAGGCTTCTCACTCGCAAATCTCCTTTCTATGAAATGATCATGAAGGAACCGACTAGTGAGGAAGAGTTCTTGGCTTTCACACATCTCTATCGCGTCTCTCCTTACTATCAATTCGCCCATTTCACCGCGAATCAGGCCATACTTGAAgcttttgaaaaagaagaagaagaagagagcgATAGTAAGAGCCGTATATTGCATGTTATTGACTTTGATGTTTCGTACGGCTTCCAATGGCCTTCTCTGATACAATCTTTATCCGAAAAGGCTAGCAGCAGCAATCGGATATCCCTTCGGATAACAGGGTTAGGAAGAAGCTTAGAAGAATTGCAGGAAACTGAGAGTAGATTAGTTAGCTTCGCGAAAGGATTTCGAAATCTGGTGTTTGATTTTCAAGGGTTGTTGAGAGGATCAAAGATCATCAGCAATCCAAGGATCAGAAAGAAGAATGAAACAGTTGCAGTAAATTTAGTTTCTCATCTGAATACTTTGAATGATTTTCTGAAAATACCTGACACTTTAAAATCTATACATTCACTTAACCCGTCTATTGTTATCCTGGTGGAACAAGAAGGTAGCAGAAGTCCCAGAAGTTTCCTGTCAAGATTCATGGAATCATTGCACTACTTTGTAGCCATGTATGATTCCTTAGATGACTGTCTTCCATTAGAGAGCTCAGAAAGACTAAGCATCGAGAAGAATCATCTTGGCAAAGAGATCAAAAGCATGCTGAATTATGACAAAGATGATTTGAACTGCGCAACAAGATATGAGAAGATGGAGACATGGAAAGGAAGAATGGAGAGTCATGGCTTTTCAGGCATGAAATTAAGTTCAAAATCTCTGATTCAAGCTAAGCTACTTTTGAAAATTAGAACCCACCATAGCCCTCCACAATTTAATGGAGAAAACAGTAGTGGCAGTGGGTTCAGAGTATTTGAAAGAGATGAAGGAAAGACTATTTCTTTAGGTTGGCAAGATAGGTGTTTACTTACAGCCTCTGCATGGCGTTGTGTATGA
- the LOC8262743 gene encoding transmembrane protein 18: protein MDELRSAFEDHFEQMADLVQKLSSELRSGLRPAYDNFIGFFHAIDWTEPWLMGLIAFHVMLLLLAIISRKHVNFQMCLFLLALGGVYFAERLNKVLGDNWKSFASQNYFDPQGLFLSALWSGPLLIIAIIILINTLFSLCYLIVRWKRAELRHRARLSHNKQD, encoded by the exons ATGGATGAGCTCAGATCGGCTTTCGAAGATCATTTTGAGCAAATGGCGGATCTCGTCCAAAAACTATCCTCGGAGCTCCGCTCCGGCCTTCGCCCCGCCTATGATAATTTTATCGGGTTCTTTCACGCTATTGATTGGACG GAGCCATGGTTAATGGGTTTAATTGCATTTCATGTTATGTTGCTGTTGCTAGCAATTATCTCAAGGAAACATGTCAATTTCCAGATGTGCTTGTTTCTCCTAGCTT TGGGTGGTGTATACTTCGCTGAGAGGCTCAATAAAGTTCTGGGTGACAACTGGAAGAGCTTTGCAAGCCAGAACTATTTTGATCCCCAGGGACTCTTTCTTTCGGCACTATGGTCTGGTCCACTTCTCATCATTGCAATCATTATTTTG ATAAacactctcttttctttatgttaCCTGATTGTTAGGTGGAAAAGGGCTGAACTTAGACACCGTGCAAGGCTGTCTCATAACAAACAGGATTGA
- the LOC8262742 gene encoding FHA domain-containing protein PS1 isoform X1: MSSIREEEEERRMIPVFTVIKNGAILKNIFLVNNNSPSKLNSFTVGENPDQEAEEILIVGRHPDCNIVLLHPSISRFHLQINSKPSLQKLFITDLSSVHGTWVSEKRIDPGLRMELKEGDTIRVGSSTRVYRLHWVPMKRAYDIENPFISPSDLAMIEEKEEETEVLEEENVGKISQDESSLATETKHDEERDKLAVLGRAKEIYQEMNSLSTENGEIQSVDSVLEGIVSLFPDENSGSIKEMASAPLIPEEMDSSFHVEKEEIVCSTGNDHELTLKSVGGVILQTLSQLFYECKQSSDCNSAIEAALEEEKADVYMARIELEPNVEVKNPSSDYHSAIEAVLEVEKTDISKERVELESNVEMTSSSFSEADANSSCEILKVAEKQSMLREGRRQMDALEAVLEEEKADVSMARIELESHVVCNPSSDYHSAIEAVLEGKRTDISKENLESNFEVTSSSFLEADADSGCEILEVAEKQSMLRRDHRQMDALEAVLEEEKADVSMARIELESHVVCNPSSDYYSCIEAVLEVEKTDISKENLESNFEVTSSSFSEVDADSAYEILEVAEKQSMLRKDHRQMDALEAVLEEEKADVSMARIELESHVACNPSSDYHSAIEAMLEVKKTDISKENLESNVEVTSSSFSEVDADSAYEILEVAEKQSMLKKDHRQMDALECVNSMLPEVNPSETNNAQVNNENQIFEPLDALRPLYEEGDPENAPENQNLNILIRPQTLCADDTAITETLENKENQNYSMKEYGQSEFTGACSLITESVNSSLPLGEVLSEIADGKESQTPQSTFFAIENLENIGSPPIRSEKKSSSCNIWSRRGKPDTPLQLQTSKSGKKNRRVNIDADIEWENQEDVESKSITRALFSGLQPMDEEIFTPDKENHTPNSFLRKFRKKGQLEDIQSPKFRYSKITFSSSIGPDEDIIASSDKENQTPKILQQRKSARPSRRQMKVEENIVLKERRLERVPLQLLLANSPGKSLSDASVPDAAARSSNSINCTRENSINSVGDGRRRWTMIADTTSLLDKASRKSLQLLEGLKGTHLVIPRMVIRELDSLKRRGSLFRRTTEADLVLQWIEECMVKTKWWIHVQSSVEDGRATAPTPPVSPVSRFSEGSGGFLCGTRSSASFSAYGSLLDIISPTAEDHILDYALSYRKAHSDGQLVLLSNDVTLKIKAMAEGLICETPQEFRDSLVNPFSERFLWADSSPRGQTWSVRDDVVMKEKYYRSPSKKSSKGEGAKGLKLILLHNSHYGQFVKTM, encoded by the exons ATGAGTAGCATccgagaagaagaagaggagagaAGGATGATACCAGTTTTTACAGTAATAAAGAATGGTGCAATTCTCAAGAACATATTTCTTGTCAACAACAACTCGCCATCAAAGCTTAATTCATTCACAGTTGGAGAGAACCCAGATCAAGAAGCTGAAGAGATCTTGATTGTTGGTAGACATCCAGATTGCAATATTGTGTTATTGCACCCTAGCATTAGCAGATTTCACCTTCAAATCAATTCAAAACCCTCTTTGCAGAAGCTTTTTATCACTGATTTATCTTCTG TCCATGGGACATGGGTTTCAGAGAAGAGGATTGATCCAGGGCTTCGCATGGAGCTGAAAGAGGGTGATACAATTAGGGTTGGTAGTTCAACAAGGGTCTACAGGCTGCACTGGGTTCCTATGAAACGTGCATATGATATTGAGAACCCATTTATATCACCTTCAGACTTGGCGATGattgaagagaaagaagaagagactGAAGTGCTAGAAGAGGAAAATGTAGGAAAAATATCTCAG GATGAATCTTCGTTGGCAACTGAAACTAAACATGATGAAGAGAGAGACAAATTGGCAGTTCTAGGAAGAGCAAAGGAAATATATCAG GAGATGAATTCTCTGTCCACTGAAAATGGAGAAATTCAATCTGTGGATTCAGTTCTGGAAGGAATTGTGTCACTGTTTCCTGATGAGAATTCTGGATCAATTAAAGAGATGGCATCAGCTCCACTGATACCTGAAGAAATGGATTCTTCTTTTCATGTTGAGAAGGAAGAAATAGTATGCTCAACTGGAAATGATCATGAATTGACTCTCAAAAGTGTTGGGGGAGTTATATTGCAAACTTTGAGTCAGCTATTCTATGAATGCAAACAGAGTTCAGATTGTAATTCTGCTATAGAAGCAGCGCTGGAGGAAGAGAAAGCAGACGTTTACATGGCAAGAATAGAGCTAGAACCCAATGTTGAAGTGAAAAACCCAAGTTCAGATTATCATTCTGCTATAGAAGCAGTGCTGGAGGTTGAAAAGACAGACATTTCCAAGGAAAGAGTAGAGCTAGAATCCAATGTTGAAATGACTTCATCATCTTTTTCAGAAGCGGATGCCAATTCATCCTGTGAAATACTGAAAGTAGCTGAAAAGCAAAGCATGTTGAGGGAAGGCCGCAGGCAGATGGATGCTCTAGAAGCAGTGCTGGAGGAAGAAAAAGCAGACGTTTCCATGGCAAGAATAGAGCTAGAATCCCATGTAGTGTGTAACCCAAGTTCAGATTATCATTCTGCTATAGAAGCTGTGCTGGAGGGCAAAAGGACAGACATTTCCAAGGAAAATCTAGAATCCAATTTTGAAGTGACTTCATCATCTTTTTTAGAAGCGGATGCCGATTCAGGCTGTGAAATACTGGAAGTAGCTGAAAAGCAAAGCATGTTGAGGAGAGACCACAGACAGATGGATGCTCTCGAAGCAGTGCTGGAGGAAGAAAAAGCAGACGTTTCCATGGCAAGAATAGAGCTAGAATCCCATGTAGTGTGTAACCCAAGTTCAGATTATTATTCTTGTATAGAAGCTGTGCTGGAGGTTGAAAAGACAGACATTTCCAAGGAGAATCTAGAATCCAATTTTGAAGTGACTTCATCATCTTTTTCAGAAGTGGATGCCGATTCAGCCTATGAAATACTGGAAGTAGCTGAAAAGCAAAGCATGTTGAGGAAAGACCACAGGCAGATGGATGCTCTAGAAGCAGTGCTGGAGGAAGAAAAAGCAGACGTTTCCATGGCCAGAATAGAGCTAGAATCCCATGTAGCGTGTAACCCAAGTTCAGATTATCATTCTGCTATAGAGGCTATGCTGGAGGTCAAAAAGACGGACATTTCCAAGGAAAATCTAGAATCCAATGTTGAAGTGACTTCATCATCTTTTTCAGAAGTGGATGCCGATTCAGCCTATGAAATACTGGAAGTAGCTGAAAAGCAAAGCATGTTGAAGAAAGACCACAGGCAGATGGATGCTCTAGAATGTGTGAACTCTATGTTGCCAGAAGTAAATCCTTCCGAGACCAACAATGCACAGGTCAACAATGAAAACCAGATATTTGAACCTCTTGATGCTCTGCGTCCACTTTACGAAGAAGGAGACCCAGAGAATGCTCCAGAAAATCAAAACTTGAATATACTGATTAGGCCACAAACTCTATGTGCTGATGATACTGCAATCACTGAAACACTTGAAAACAAGGAAAACCAGAATTATTCTATGAAAGAATATGGACAGAGTGAGTTCACAGGTGCTTGCTCCCTTATAACAGAATCTGTGAACTCATCTTTGCCTCTGGGTGAAGTTCTCTCTGAGATTGCAGATGGCAAGGAAAGCCAGACACCACAATCTACTTTCTTTGCAATTGAGAACTTGGAGAACATAGGGAGCCCTCCTATCAGATCAGAGAAAAAATCCAGCTCCTGTAACATTTGGTCAAGAAGAGGTAAACCTGATACTCCTCTTCAGCTTCAAACAAGTAAGAGCGGGAAAAAGAACAGGAGAGTTAATATTGATGCTGATATTGAATGGGAGAATCAGGAGGATGTTGAGAGCAAATCAATTACAAGGGCTCTTTTCTCTGGTTTGCAACCAATGGATGAAGAGATCTTTACTCCAGACAAGGAGAATCACACCCCCAATTCTTTTCTGCGTAAGTTTAGAAAGAAGGGTCAGCTAGAGGATATTCAATCACCCAAGTTCAGATATTCGAAAATTACTTTTAGCTCCAGTATTGGGCCAGATGAAGACATAATTGCCTCTTCAGACAAAGAGAACCAGACACCTAAAATTCTCCAACAAAGGAAATCAGCAAGGCCCTCTAGGCGTCAAATGAAGGTGGAGGAAAACATTGTGCTGAAGGAAAGAAGACTAGAGAGGGTTCCACTACAATTATTACTTGCCAATTCACCTGGGAAGAGCCTATCTGATGCCTCAGTTCCTGATGCTGCTGCAAGAAGCAGCAATTCTATCAACTGTACTAGAGAGAATTCT ATTAACTCTGTTGGGGATGGAAGGAGGAGATGGACTATGATAGCAGATACAACATCCCTTCTAGACAAGGCGTCAAGGAAGTCATTACAGCTTTTAGAAGGTCTCAAGGGGACTCATTTAGTCATTCCAAGAATGG TTATCAGAGAACTGGATTCTTTGAAGCGGCGTGGTAGCCTGTTCAGGAGAACAACAGAGGCAGATTTGGTTTTACAATGGATAGAAGAGTGTATGGTGAAAACAAAATGGTGGATTCATGTCCAGAGCTCCGTGGAGGATGGAAGGGCAACTGCACCAACCCCTCCGGTTTCTCCTGTCTCTCGATTCAGCGAGGGAAGTGGGGGATTCCTGTGTGGGACAAGAAGCTCAGCTTCATTTTCAGCTTATGGAAGTTTACTGGATATCATTTCACCAACTGCGGAAGACCATATTCTTGATTATGCTCTTTCGTATAGGAAAGCGCACAGTGATGGACAACTCGTCCTTCTTAGCAATGACGTAACTCTGAAGATCAAAGCCATGGCAGAG GGTTTGATCTGCGAGACGCCTCAGGAATTCAGGGACAGCCTGGTGAACCCCTTTTCTGAGAGGTTCTTGTGGGCAGACAGCTCTCCTAGAGGACAAACTTGGTCAGTCCGGGATGATGTAGTGATGAAGGAGAAGTATTATAGGAGCCCTTCAAAGAAATCATCCAAGGGTGAAGGTGCAAAGGGTTTGAAGCTCATTCTGCTCCATAATTCTCACTATGGTCAGTTTGTTAAAACAATGTAA
- the LOC8262742 gene encoding FHA domain-containing protein PS1 isoform X2, producing the protein MELKEGDTIRVGSSTRVYRLHWVPMKRAYDIENPFISPSDLAMIEEKEEETEVLEEENVGKISQDESSLATETKHDEERDKLAVLGRAKEIYQEMNSLSTENGEIQSVDSVLEGIVSLFPDENSGSIKEMASAPLIPEEMDSSFHVEKEEIVCSTGNDHELTLKSVGGVILQTLSQLFYECKQSSDCNSAIEAALEEEKADVYMARIELEPNVEVKNPSSDYHSAIEAVLEVEKTDISKERVELESNVEMTSSSFSEADANSSCEILKVAEKQSMLREGRRQMDALEAVLEEEKADVSMARIELESHVVCNPSSDYHSAIEAVLEGKRTDISKENLESNFEVTSSSFLEADADSGCEILEVAEKQSMLRRDHRQMDALEAVLEEEKADVSMARIELESHVVCNPSSDYYSCIEAVLEVEKTDISKENLESNFEVTSSSFSEVDADSAYEILEVAEKQSMLRKDHRQMDALEAVLEEEKADVSMARIELESHVACNPSSDYHSAIEAMLEVKKTDISKENLESNVEVTSSSFSEVDADSAYEILEVAEKQSMLKKDHRQMDALECVNSMLPEVNPSETNNAQVNNENQIFEPLDALRPLYEEGDPENAPENQNLNILIRPQTLCADDTAITETLENKENQNYSMKEYGQSEFTGACSLITESVNSSLPLGEVLSEIADGKESQTPQSTFFAIENLENIGSPPIRSEKKSSSCNIWSRRGKPDTPLQLQTSKSGKKNRRVNIDADIEWENQEDVESKSITRALFSGLQPMDEEIFTPDKENHTPNSFLRKFRKKGQLEDIQSPKFRYSKITFSSSIGPDEDIIASSDKENQTPKILQQRKSARPSRRQMKVEENIVLKERRLERVPLQLLLANSPGKSLSDASVPDAAARSSNSINCTRENSINSVGDGRRRWTMIADTTSLLDKASRKSLQLLEGLKGTHLVIPRMVIRELDSLKRRGSLFRRTTEADLVLQWIEECMVKTKWWIHVQSSVEDGRATAPTPPVSPVSRFSEGSGGFLCGTRSSASFSAYGSLLDIISPTAEDHILDYALSYRKAHSDGQLVLLSNDVTLKIKAMAEGLICETPQEFRDSLVNPFSERFLWADSSPRGQTWSVRDDVVMKEKYYRSPSKKSSKGEGAKGLKLILLHNSHYGQFVKTM; encoded by the exons ATGGAGCTGAAAGAGGGTGATACAATTAGGGTTGGTAGTTCAACAAGGGTCTACAGGCTGCACTGGGTTCCTATGAAACGTGCATATGATATTGAGAACCCATTTATATCACCTTCAGACTTGGCGATGattgaagagaaagaagaagagactGAAGTGCTAGAAGAGGAAAATGTAGGAAAAATATCTCAG GATGAATCTTCGTTGGCAACTGAAACTAAACATGATGAAGAGAGAGACAAATTGGCAGTTCTAGGAAGAGCAAAGGAAATATATCAG GAGATGAATTCTCTGTCCACTGAAAATGGAGAAATTCAATCTGTGGATTCAGTTCTGGAAGGAATTGTGTCACTGTTTCCTGATGAGAATTCTGGATCAATTAAAGAGATGGCATCAGCTCCACTGATACCTGAAGAAATGGATTCTTCTTTTCATGTTGAGAAGGAAGAAATAGTATGCTCAACTGGAAATGATCATGAATTGACTCTCAAAAGTGTTGGGGGAGTTATATTGCAAACTTTGAGTCAGCTATTCTATGAATGCAAACAGAGTTCAGATTGTAATTCTGCTATAGAAGCAGCGCTGGAGGAAGAGAAAGCAGACGTTTACATGGCAAGAATAGAGCTAGAACCCAATGTTGAAGTGAAAAACCCAAGTTCAGATTATCATTCTGCTATAGAAGCAGTGCTGGAGGTTGAAAAGACAGACATTTCCAAGGAAAGAGTAGAGCTAGAATCCAATGTTGAAATGACTTCATCATCTTTTTCAGAAGCGGATGCCAATTCATCCTGTGAAATACTGAAAGTAGCTGAAAAGCAAAGCATGTTGAGGGAAGGCCGCAGGCAGATGGATGCTCTAGAAGCAGTGCTGGAGGAAGAAAAAGCAGACGTTTCCATGGCAAGAATAGAGCTAGAATCCCATGTAGTGTGTAACCCAAGTTCAGATTATCATTCTGCTATAGAAGCTGTGCTGGAGGGCAAAAGGACAGACATTTCCAAGGAAAATCTAGAATCCAATTTTGAAGTGACTTCATCATCTTTTTTAGAAGCGGATGCCGATTCAGGCTGTGAAATACTGGAAGTAGCTGAAAAGCAAAGCATGTTGAGGAGAGACCACAGACAGATGGATGCTCTCGAAGCAGTGCTGGAGGAAGAAAAAGCAGACGTTTCCATGGCAAGAATAGAGCTAGAATCCCATGTAGTGTGTAACCCAAGTTCAGATTATTATTCTTGTATAGAAGCTGTGCTGGAGGTTGAAAAGACAGACATTTCCAAGGAGAATCTAGAATCCAATTTTGAAGTGACTTCATCATCTTTTTCAGAAGTGGATGCCGATTCAGCCTATGAAATACTGGAAGTAGCTGAAAAGCAAAGCATGTTGAGGAAAGACCACAGGCAGATGGATGCTCTAGAAGCAGTGCTGGAGGAAGAAAAAGCAGACGTTTCCATGGCCAGAATAGAGCTAGAATCCCATGTAGCGTGTAACCCAAGTTCAGATTATCATTCTGCTATAGAGGCTATGCTGGAGGTCAAAAAGACGGACATTTCCAAGGAAAATCTAGAATCCAATGTTGAAGTGACTTCATCATCTTTTTCAGAAGTGGATGCCGATTCAGCCTATGAAATACTGGAAGTAGCTGAAAAGCAAAGCATGTTGAAGAAAGACCACAGGCAGATGGATGCTCTAGAATGTGTGAACTCTATGTTGCCAGAAGTAAATCCTTCCGAGACCAACAATGCACAGGTCAACAATGAAAACCAGATATTTGAACCTCTTGATGCTCTGCGTCCACTTTACGAAGAAGGAGACCCAGAGAATGCTCCAGAAAATCAAAACTTGAATATACTGATTAGGCCACAAACTCTATGTGCTGATGATACTGCAATCACTGAAACACTTGAAAACAAGGAAAACCAGAATTATTCTATGAAAGAATATGGACAGAGTGAGTTCACAGGTGCTTGCTCCCTTATAACAGAATCTGTGAACTCATCTTTGCCTCTGGGTGAAGTTCTCTCTGAGATTGCAGATGGCAAGGAAAGCCAGACACCACAATCTACTTTCTTTGCAATTGAGAACTTGGAGAACATAGGGAGCCCTCCTATCAGATCAGAGAAAAAATCCAGCTCCTGTAACATTTGGTCAAGAAGAGGTAAACCTGATACTCCTCTTCAGCTTCAAACAAGTAAGAGCGGGAAAAAGAACAGGAGAGTTAATATTGATGCTGATATTGAATGGGAGAATCAGGAGGATGTTGAGAGCAAATCAATTACAAGGGCTCTTTTCTCTGGTTTGCAACCAATGGATGAAGAGATCTTTACTCCAGACAAGGAGAATCACACCCCCAATTCTTTTCTGCGTAAGTTTAGAAAGAAGGGTCAGCTAGAGGATATTCAATCACCCAAGTTCAGATATTCGAAAATTACTTTTAGCTCCAGTATTGGGCCAGATGAAGACATAATTGCCTCTTCAGACAAAGAGAACCAGACACCTAAAATTCTCCAACAAAGGAAATCAGCAAGGCCCTCTAGGCGTCAAATGAAGGTGGAGGAAAACATTGTGCTGAAGGAAAGAAGACTAGAGAGGGTTCCACTACAATTATTACTTGCCAATTCACCTGGGAAGAGCCTATCTGATGCCTCAGTTCCTGATGCTGCTGCAAGAAGCAGCAATTCTATCAACTGTACTAGAGAGAATTCT ATTAACTCTGTTGGGGATGGAAGGAGGAGATGGACTATGATAGCAGATACAACATCCCTTCTAGACAAGGCGTCAAGGAAGTCATTACAGCTTTTAGAAGGTCTCAAGGGGACTCATTTAGTCATTCCAAGAATGG TTATCAGAGAACTGGATTCTTTGAAGCGGCGTGGTAGCCTGTTCAGGAGAACAACAGAGGCAGATTTGGTTTTACAATGGATAGAAGAGTGTATGGTGAAAACAAAATGGTGGATTCATGTCCAGAGCTCCGTGGAGGATGGAAGGGCAACTGCACCAACCCCTCCGGTTTCTCCTGTCTCTCGATTCAGCGAGGGAAGTGGGGGATTCCTGTGTGGGACAAGAAGCTCAGCTTCATTTTCAGCTTATGGAAGTTTACTGGATATCATTTCACCAACTGCGGAAGACCATATTCTTGATTATGCTCTTTCGTATAGGAAAGCGCACAGTGATGGACAACTCGTCCTTCTTAGCAATGACGTAACTCTGAAGATCAAAGCCATGGCAGAG GGTTTGATCTGCGAGACGCCTCAGGAATTCAGGGACAGCCTGGTGAACCCCTTTTCTGAGAGGTTCTTGTGGGCAGACAGCTCTCCTAGAGGACAAACTTGGTCAGTCCGGGATGATGTAGTGATGAAGGAGAAGTATTATAGGAGCCCTTCAAAGAAATCATCCAAGGGTGAAGGTGCAAAGGGTTTGAAGCTCATTCTGCTCCATAATTCTCACTATGGTCAGTTTGTTAAAACAATGTAA